The Shinella zoogloeoides genome contains the following window.
GTCAACAAGCAGCTCATGGCGCGCGCCGACAAGGATGCGCTCTTCATGCACTGCCTGCCCGCCCATCGCGGCGAGGAAGTGACCGACGAGGTAATCGACGGCCCGCAGTCCGTGGTCTTCGACGAGGCGGAGAACCGCCTGCACGCCCAGAAGTCGATCCTCGCCTGGTGCTTCGGCGTCGTCTGACGCGGCCTTGAAATATGTGGGTGTCGGCACGATCTAGGGGCCGACACCCGGCGCCGCAAGGCGTCGTCTCTGGCGCTTGCCCGCCCGGTATGGAATGATCGGGCGGCAGGAGCGCGAAATCACGATAGACGCTGTCGGACGTGGCGGGGCGCAAGGCCCGCGGCGGCAATGGCGTGCAAGGAGCGAACCATGATGGCTGAAAACGCCCTGAAACTCGGTGAACCAGGCTTTGCCGGCGACGACCATGTCCTGCCGTTCCAGGTGGAGGGCCTCGATGTGCGCGGCCGGGCTGTGCAGCTCGGCCCGATGCTCGACGGCATTCTCGGCCGGCACGATTACCCCGCGCCCGTCGCCCGGCTGCTCGCCGAGGCGATCACGCTGACCGTGCTGCTCGGCACCTCGCTGAAGTTCGAGGGCAAGCTGATCGTCCAGACCAAGGGCGACGGCCCCGTCGACCTGCTCGTCGCCGATTTCGCCGCGCCGGAAAACGTGCGCGCCTATGCCCGCTTCGACCAGCAGGCGCTGGACGCTGCCGTCGCTGCGGGCGCGACCGAGCCGCACGAGCTGCTCGGCAAGGGCATCCTCGCCTTCACCATCGATCAGGGCGCGCATACGCAGCGCTATCAGGGCATCGTTCCGCTCGACGGCCATACGCTGGAAGAGATCGCCGGCGTCTATTTCCGCCAGTCGGAGCAGATCCCGACCAAGGTGCGCCTCGGCGTCGCCGAACTCTACGACCGCGACGAGGCCGGCAAGGCCCGCCATCGCTGGCGTGCGGGCGGCATGGTCGCGCAGTTCCTGCCGCAGTCGCCCGAGCGCATGCGTCAGGCCGATCTTCCCGGCGGCGACGGCGATGAAGCCGGCCACAAGATCGACGACGACGACAACTGGGCGGAAGCCAAGACCATGGTCGAGACGATCGACGCCGACGAGCTGACCGACCCCAATGTCGGCACCGAGCGGCTGCTCTATCGCCTCTTCCACGAACGGGGCGTGCGCGTTTACCAGCCGCAGCAGGTCTTCGACCGCTGCTCCTGCTCGCGCGAGAAGCTGAAGGGCG
Protein-coding sequences here:
- a CDS encoding Hsp33 family molecular chaperone; the encoded protein is MAENALKLGEPGFAGDDHVLPFQVEGLDVRGRAVQLGPMLDGILGRHDYPAPVARLLAEAITLTVLLGTSLKFEGKLIVQTKGDGPVDLLVADFAAPENVRAYARFDQQALDAAVAAGATEPHELLGKGILAFTIDQGAHTQRYQGIVPLDGHTLEEIAGVYFRQSEQIPTKVRLGVAELYDRDEAGKARHRWRAGGMVAQFLPQSPERMRQADLPGGDGDEAGHKIDDDDNWAEAKTMVETIDADELTDPNVGTERLLYRLFHERGVRVYQPQQVFDRCSCSREKLKGVLAGLSAEEIAHTADDKGEIAVTCEFCSTTYRFEAAEVLPQ